In Rhodococcus pseudokoreensis, one DNA window encodes the following:
- a CDS encoding RidA family protein gives MTDTNTHDPQLRLAGRQLTLPDLGAPAYAYEAWTRHRDILYLSGQISRAADGHVLTGRAGADATVAEASAAAETAALNLLARIDQAVGLGHVRQILKLNVWVASDADFTDQPTAAEAASRLLIDVLGDAGRHARTALPAHVLPKNALVELDATVAVAVNE, from the coding sequence ATGACCGACACCAACACCCATGATCCGCAACTCCGGCTCGCCGGCAGACAGCTAACCCTGCCCGACCTCGGCGCCCCCGCCTACGCCTACGAAGCCTGGACGAGGCACCGCGACATCCTGTACCTGTCGGGACAGATCTCCCGTGCCGCGGACGGACACGTTCTCACCGGCCGCGCAGGCGCGGACGCCACCGTGGCCGAGGCATCCGCGGCCGCGGAGACCGCAGCACTGAACCTGCTGGCCAGAATCGATCAGGCCGTCGGGCTCGGGCACGTTCGGCAGATTCTGAAGCTGAACGTCTGGGTTGCCAGCGACGCTGATTTCACCGACCAGCCGACGGCCGCCGAGGCCGCGTCACGACTCCTGATCGACGTCCTCGGTGATGCGGGCCGGCACGCCCGCACCGCGCTGCCGGCGCATGTGCTTCCGAAGAACGCTCTCGTCGAGCTCGACGCCACGGTCGCAGTCGCAGTCAACGAGTAA
- a CDS encoding aminopeptidase P family N-terminal domain-containing protein — MLHLSADPSALATQFDLHPQRSLLFSAIRLDSHPLVLPLIATRDGDEPTLLVRQQEQGNVLSAGVPRERIRFYAPWVTIDPRPVADVHTAASLTALVSELAGDDAVVLGADVVYSHQLALAETLEVTTESAQPSPVRVRALSTTEVEGRFAQWRECGATAAAKLIADVAHLKGLDAEFGAGDTRYPGLKSIAAERELDALVIAAPPNFSEATGRAPGDGAVVIWVPGTDRVLVAATDAADRDHYGTAVGEYASLGEAVAALVPGRRIGVEEEFISVSVAGELAGQGLELVGTSQDLAHWRDIRDNEDLPFQVIAARTSVYAIEEALAWAEHEIDAGVEFTEIDIYRRYLGHIEEFRRDNDIPFEVQPYFTNLHSSNRMLFPGPPVDFPINRETTCIQLDAGVRVTIDGVVVATSDMARSLPRTAAAKEAYELFFTVVREGIIGQLRPGVVCEDVHEGTLEFLAPHLPRMIEIGMLGEETDFNTIYRRRNVGHLMGKQESFANELRPGYKHALTIGSYGAAEIPWRYNDAAIGTEDLWYIGTDRTYILSQR, encoded by the coding sequence TCGATCTCCATCCGCAACGAAGCCTGCTGTTCTCCGCTATCCGGCTGGACTCCCATCCGCTGGTCCTGCCGCTGATTGCCACCCGTGACGGGGACGAGCCCACTCTGCTGGTTCGCCAACAGGAACAGGGCAATGTGCTCTCCGCCGGAGTCCCCCGAGAGCGCATCCGCTTTTACGCCCCGTGGGTAACCATCGATCCCCGCCCCGTCGCCGACGTTCACACCGCCGCATCGTTGACCGCCCTGGTCTCCGAGCTCGCCGGTGACGACGCGGTCGTGCTGGGAGCCGATGTGGTGTACAGCCATCAGCTGGCACTCGCGGAGACCTTGGAGGTCACCACCGAATCGGCGCAGCCGAGTCCGGTGCGGGTCCGCGCGCTCTCCACCACTGAGGTTGAAGGACGGTTCGCCCAATGGCGTGAATGCGGTGCGACGGCGGCGGCCAAGCTGATCGCCGACGTTGCGCACCTGAAGGGCCTCGACGCGGAGTTCGGTGCCGGGGACACCCGCTATCCGGGTCTGAAATCCATTGCCGCGGAACGTGAGCTCGATGCCCTGGTCATTGCCGCGCCGCCGAACTTCTCCGAAGCCACTGGACGCGCACCCGGCGACGGAGCGGTCGTGATCTGGGTGCCGGGCACGGACCGGGTACTCGTTGCGGCCACCGACGCCGCTGACAGAGATCACTACGGCACCGCGGTCGGCGAGTACGCATCACTGGGCGAGGCGGTCGCCGCGCTCGTGCCCGGACGCCGAATCGGCGTCGAAGAAGAGTTCATCTCGGTCAGTGTCGCCGGTGAGCTCGCCGGTCAGGGTCTGGAACTGGTGGGGACTTCCCAGGATCTCGCCCACTGGCGCGATATCCGCGACAACGAGGATCTGCCTTTCCAGGTAATCGCCGCGCGCACCAGTGTGTACGCCATCGAGGAGGCGCTGGCGTGGGCCGAGCACGAAATCGACGCCGGGGTCGAATTCACCGAGATCGACATCTACCGCCGCTATCTCGGTCACATCGAAGAGTTCCGGCGCGACAACGACATCCCGTTCGAGGTGCAGCCGTACTTCACCAACCTCCACTCGTCGAACCGGATGCTGTTCCCCGGGCCGCCGGTGGACTTCCCCATCAACAGGGAGACCACCTGCATCCAGCTCGATGCCGGAGTACGGGTCACCATCGACGGCGTCGTCGTGGCCACCTCGGATATGGCGCGGTCACTACCACGAACGGCGGCGGCGAAAGAGGCCTATGAGCTCTTCTTCACCGTGGTCCGGGAGGGCATAATCGGTCAGTTGCGTCCCGGCGTGGTCTGCGAGGACGTTCACGAAGGGACCCTGGAGTTCCTGGCGCCGCATCTGCCCCGCATGATCGAGATCGGGATGCTCGGCGAGGAAACCGATTTCAACACGATCTACCGACGCCGCAACGTCGGGCACCTGATGGGTAAACAGGAGTCCTTCGCCAATGAGCTCCGACCAGGATACAAGCACGCCCTCACTATCGGGTCCTACGGTGCCGCCGAGATACCCTGGCGGTACAACGATGCCGCGATCGGCACCGAGGACCTGTGGTACATCGGCACCGACCGGACCTACATCCTCTCGCAGCGCTGA